CGTCGCTGAGCCAGACGATCGAGAAAACCACGCAGGCCGAGCGGATTCTGCTGCAAAAATTTCCGGAAGTCAAAGAGGTGATCAGCAAAATTGGCGCGGGCGAAATCCCCACCGACCCGATGCCCATCGAAGCCGCCGACATGATGGTCATCCTGAAACCCCGCTCGGAATGGACCACCGCGTCGGATCGCGAGGAGCTGGCCGGAAAAATGACCGAAGCCCTGGAAGCCATACCGGGCGTGACGTTCGGATTTCAGCAACCGATTCAAATGCGTTTTAACGAACTGATTTCAGGAGCAAAACAGGATGTAGCCGTGAAAGTATTCGGGGAAGATCTGAACGAGCTAACCCGGCTTTCAAAACGCATCAGTGGCCTGATCAGCAGTGTCGAGGGAGCCACCGATTTATACGTGGAGCAGGTGCAGGGCCTCCCCCAGATTGTGGTGAAATTAGACCGTGAAGCCCTGGCGCGCTACGGCCTGTCGGTCGAAGACGTTAACCGAACCATCAGCACGGCTTTTGCCGGAGAAAGCGCGGGCCTGGTTTACGAAGGAGAGCGCCGGTTTGACCTGGTGGTTCGGCTGGCGGGCGAAAACCGGCGGAACATCAACGACGTGCAGGCTCTGACCGTTGCCAGCGCCGACGGGCCGCCCATTCCACTCTCGGAAATTGCGGTGGTTGAACTGGTGCCCGGACCCAACCAGATTCAGCGCGAAGATGCCAAACGCCGGCTCACCATCGGTTTCAACGTGCGCGGCCGCGATGTGGAAAGCGTCGTCACCGAACTCCACCGCAAAATAGGTCAGCAAATCCAGTTCCCGACTGGGTATTACGTAACCTACGGCGGGCAGTTCGAGAACCTGGTTGAAGCCCAGCAACGGCTCCAGGTGGCGGTTCCGGTGGCGCTGGGGCTTATCTTTCTGCTGCTTTTTCTGACATTCCACTCCCTGCGCCAGGCATTGCTTATTTTCTCGGCCATTCCGCTGGCGGCCATTGGGGGCGTGTTGGCCCTGTGGATGCGCGGGATGCCGTTCAGCATCTCGGCGGCCGTCGGTTTCATTGCGCTGTTCGGGGTGGCCGTTCTGAACGGTATTGTCTTGCTGGCCGAATTCAACGACCAGCGACGCAACGGCATCACCGACCTCCAACAGGCGATTTTCCGGGGAACCCGCATCCGGCTCCGGCCCGTGCTCATGACGGCCACCGTGGCTTCCCTTGGCTTTTTACCAATGGCGCTGTCCAACACCGCCGGGACGGAAGTGCAAAAACCGTTGGCAACGGTCGTTATCGGCGGCCTGGTGACAGCGACGTTACTTACCTTGCTGGTGTTACCGGTTTTGTATTTTCTGGTGGAAAAACGATTTGGCAAACGAGATACCTCGCTGCTGCCCAACGCCAAAACCGTTGCGGCTGGCGGCTGGCCGGTCATTGGCCTTCTGACGCTGGGACTCGGTGCGGTTTCGACCAACGGCCACGCGCAGGTCCAAACCGTGCGAAATCCGTTTTCGCTGGAACAGGCGCTGAATCAAACCTTTCAGCACAATCCGCAGGTACGGGTTTCCACGCTGAACCAGGATTACCAGCAGGCGTTGAGTGGTACGGCAAAAGCCATTGATAAAACCGACATCGTAGTAACGGCGGGTCAATACAACAGCCGCTACGTCGATCAGTCGCTGCAAATCGGGCAACGACTGCCCGCGCCCGGGCTACTTCGCAATCAGAAGGCGCTGGCGGACGCCCGGATTGCCGGTGCCCAAGCCGAAAGCCGCGTCACCCGGCAGGAATTGACTTTTCAGGTAAAAGCCGCTTATTACGAACTGGTTTACCGGCGAACGCTCCACCGGGAACTAACTCGGCAGGACAGCTTGCTGAGCGCCGTCGTTCGGGCTGCGGGGGTTCGGCGACGCACGGGCGAAGGGTCACTGCTGGAGCAGACAGCCGCCGAGGTCGAAGCCCGGCAACTCCGGATGACGATGATTCAGAACCGGGCCGATCAGCAAATTGAGTCCCGGCGGCTGCAAACGCTGTTCGGAACTGATCAACTACCGGAAATTGCGGATTCGGTACTGACGGCCCGGGCGCTTCGTTTGCCGGATTCGGCGGCATTGACCCAGAACCCCGAACTCGCCCTGCTGCGCCAGCAGATCGAAATTGCCCGGCGCGAAACCGACGTGGAGCGGTCCCGGCTGAAACCCGATTACTCGATCAACGTGGTCAACCAGTCGCTGCGGGGGATTCAGACCATCAACGGAAATGACCGGTTTTACACGGGCGTTGATCGGTTTACGTATGGGCAGGTGGGTATTTCAATTCCGCTTGTCGCCAAACCGTTGCGGGCGCGGGTTCGGGCGGCCGAGTTGGGCCAGCAGCGCACCGAAGCGCAGTGGGCGGCCCGTTGGCGCAACTTGGAAGGAGCGTTTGCGGAACTCCTGCAAACCCACAAAAAAAACCGCGAGACGCTGACCTATTACGAGGAATCCGCCCTGCCGCAAGCCGCGCTGATCCGGCAACAGGCCGACCGAGCCTACCGCGCCGGGGAGATTGGATACATCGAACTGTTCCAGAACCTGCGAACGGCGAGCACCATTCAGACGGGTTACCTGGCCGCCCTGAACGCCCTGAATCAGACCATCATCAACCTTGAATACCTCCTGGGAAGTACCGAACCATGAAAAACATTCTGAAAATCAATCTCTTTCTCCTACTGCTAACCGTCCTTGGTTTCTCGGCCTGTAACCGGCAAACGGATACCGAGGCTCACGCCGACGGGCATCCCGAACAAGGAGAAGACCATACCGACGAGCACGAGGAACACGCCGAAGGGCTGGTCGAACTGACCGACGAGCAGTTCAAAACCGTTGGTATCCGGCTCGGTAGCCCGGAGGAGCGGACGCTTAGCAACCTCATTCGGGTCAACGGAATGATCAACGTGCCCCCCCAGCAGAAAGTGTCGGTTTCGACGCCCTACGGCGGCATCCTGACGTCCACCCCCCTGCTTCCGGGTCAGGCCGTCAAACAGGGGCAGTTGCTGGCAATGCTCGAAAATCCGGAGTTTATCCGGTTGCAGCAGGAATACCTGGAAACCACCAGCCAACTCGAATTTCAGGAACAGGAATACGAACGCCAGCGCGAACTGAGCCGCGAAAACGTCGGAACGCTCAAAACCTTTCAGCAGGCCACATCGCAGGTCAAAATTCTGCGCTCCCGGGCCGAAGGACTGCGGCAGCAACTGGCCCTGCTGGGGGTGTCGATGGGCGAGTTGGCGAAAGGAAAAATAACGCGCACCGTCGCCGTCCGGTCGCCCATTACGGGCACGGTGACCGAAGTGAACGTAAACCGGGGCCGGTTCGTCAACGCCAATGATATTTTGTTTGAATTGATCAATACCGCCGGCCTTTATGCTGAATTAACGGTTTTTGAGGGCGATATTGCCAACGTACAGGTCGGGCAGCGGGTGCAGCTTTCGGTGATCGGCGAAAACGGCGGGCCCAGGAATCGGGAACGCATTGCGCGGATCCGGTACATCAACCGAGAAACCGGGACCGACCGGACCGTAAAGGTGTTTGCCGCGCTGGAAAAACCGGATGCCGCGCTCCGGCCGGGCACATTTTTGAAGGCCCTGATCGAAACGCAGTCGGCTCCGCAACCGGCTTTACCGGAAAGTGCGGTCATAAAAGCGGGAACGGTTTCGCAGGTTTTTGTTTATGAAGGAAGAGAAGAACACGAAGGCGCGGTTCACCACCAGTTTCGGCCCGTGGCAGTACAGGCTGGCGTGGCGGAAAACGGTTTTCAGGCCGTCACCTTACCCGCAACGGTCCGGAAAGGCGCTCAGGTGGTGGTGGCCGGAGCCTACGACCTGCATTCTGTCTTGAACAACTCGGAAGAAGCGGGCGGTCACGTTCATTAACGAATTATTTTCATGTTATTTAATCTGCTTGTTGGTAGTATTTTGCTCGGAGCCGTGCACGCGGCCATTCCGAATCACTGGCTTCCGGTGGCCCTCATCGGGCGAAGCGAAAGCTGGACCCTGCGCGAAACGCTGGGCGTGGCGGCTCTGAGCGGCTTTTTTCATACGCTTAGCACCGTCGTTCTGGGCGTTTTGATTGGCGCCATCGGCGTCGAACTGTCGGAGCGGCTGGAAGACCAGACCCGCTGGATTGCGTCGCTGATCCTGATTTTCATGGGGCTGGTGTATTTCGCGGTCCATAATCCGCACGGCGCCCACGAACACGTTCCGAAAGGGTTATCGGGCCGGTCGAAACGCACCATCATTGGCACCCTAGCCGTTGCGATGCTGCTTTCGCCCTGTCTGGAAATCGAGACGTTTTTCTTTACCGCCGGAACGCTGGGCTGGCCCGCCATTACCACGCTGAGCATTGCCTACACCATTGTCACGATTGGCTGCATGGTCGGACTGACGGCTCTGTCGTTCCGGGGGCTGGCAAAATTGCACTGGCACTGGCTCGAGCACCACGAAAAACAGATCACCGGTGGTATTCTGATTGCCCTCGGCATCCTCAACTTTTTTATCGAACTGTAAACGATATGGCAACCCATCACCATCATTCCCACGACGACGGCCCTGATCATGATCACGACCACGGTGCGCTGGACCTGGTCGAAACCGAATCCAACGCGGCCGAAAACGCGGGTTCGGGCCACGCCCATTCCGCCTGGGAAGGTTTCCGGGAATACATGCCGGTGGTAATCAGTCTGGTGTTACTGCTGGGCGGTATTTTGCTGGACCACTACGCCGGCTGGTTTCGTGATCCGTGGCGGTTTGGCTGGTACCTGGCGGCATACTGGCCCGTCGGCTGGCCGGTGCTGCGCCGAGCCATCATGAACATCCTTAAGGGCGACATTTTTACCGAGTTTTTCCTGATGGGCGTCGCAACCGTCGGTGCCTTTGCCATCCGTGAATACCCCGAAGGGGTAGCCGTCATGTTATTTTATACCATCGGCGAACTGTTTCAGGATGCTGCGGTGCTGCGGGCACGTCGTTCCATCAAAGCCCTGCTCGACGTGCGGCCCGATACCGTGACGGTCCTGCGCGACGGAAAAGCCGTTTTGACTAAAGCCGCTCAGGTGACGATTGGAGAAGTCATTCAGATTAAGCCGGGTGAAAAAGTGGGACTGGACGGCAAGATGCAGTCCGAAACCGGCTCGTTCGATACGGCAGCCCTGACCGGCGAGAGCGTTCCGCGCACCATTACCAAAGGCGAAGACGTACTGGCGGGGATGATCAACCGGCAAACGCTGGCCGAAATGGAGGTGACGACGCGCTACCAGGATTCCAAGCTGTCGCGCATTCTGAAACTGGTGCAGGAAGCCACCGGCCGCAAGGCCCAGACGCAGGAGTTCATTGCCCGTTTTGCAAAAATCTACACCCCGATTATCTGCGCACTGGCGGTTTTGATCACGGTCGTTCCGTACTTTCTGGTTGCGGATTACCGCTTTCAGGACTGGCTGTATCGCGGCCTGGTTTTCCTGGTGATCGGCTGCCCATGCGCGCTGGTGATCTCCATTCCGCTGGGCTATTTTGGCGGAATTGGTGCGGGGTCGCGGCAGGGAATTCTGTTCAAGGGCTCGGTTTTTCTGGACCTGATTACGCAGGTCAAAACCGTGGTGATGGACAAAACCGGCACGCTGACGCAGGGGATTTTCAAGGTGCAGGAGGTACAAGCGAACGGTAGTTCGGAGCAGGAATTAATCCGGCTAACGGCAGCTCTGGAAAGCAAATCAACGCACCCGGTAGCCACGGCGATTCTCGCTTACGCCCAATCCGGTGCAACAATGCCGCTAGTGGAAAACGTGGAGGAAATCCCCGGTCACGGCTTAAAAGGAACCGTCGACGGAAAAACCGTGCTGGCCGGGAACGCCAAACTGCTCCGAAAATTCAACGTTTCGTTTGACGAGAGCCTGACCTCCATTCCGTTTACGGTGGTGATAGTGGCCATCGACGGGCAATTTGCCGGGTATTTCACGATTGCCGACCAGGCGAAGGACGATGCCGCCGACACGGTAAAGCAACTGCACCGCATGGGGCTGAAAACCGTCATGCTGTCGGGCGACAAATCGGCGGTGGTGCAGGCCGTGGCCCAGCAAGTGGGCGTCGATGAAGCCGTTGGCGATTTGCTGCCGGAAGATAAAGTTCGGGAAGTGGAACGGCTGAAGCAGGCGCTGACGGGTAATTCAAAGCAAAAACTGGCTTTTGTGGGCGACGGTGTGAACGATGCGCCGGTGGTGGCGCTGGCCGACGTGGGCATCGCGATGGGCGGACTCGGTTCCGACGCAACGATTGAAACCGCCGACGTGGTGATTCAAACAGACCAGCCCTCGAAGATTGCCACGGCGATTAAAATCGGGAAAGCGACGCGGCAGATCGTCTGGCAGAACATCACGCTTTCGCTGGTCGTCAAGGCCATTGTGCTGCTGCTGGGCGCGGGTGGCGTGGCTACGATGTGGGAAGCGGTTTTTGCCGATGTGGGCGTTGCTTTGCTGGCAATCCTGAACGCTGTGCGGGTCCAGAATCTGAAATTTTAACACCCATGGCAACTTTTTTTGCAACGCCGGCCGAGTTTCGGCAATGGCTGGAAGAAAATCATAGCACCGAGAAGGAACTGGTGGTGGGTTTCTACAAAGTGGGCTCCGGCAAGCCGAGCATGACATGGCCGCAGTCGGTCGATGAAGCTCTGTGTTTCGGCTGGATCGACGGTATTCGCAAATCCATCGACGACACCAGCTACCAAATCCGGTTTACCCCCCGCAAAGCCAAAAGCATCTGGAGTGCCGTCAACATCAAACGCATCGGTGAACTCATGGAGCAGGGGCTGGTCCGGTCCGCTGGTTTAACAATTTTTCAGGAGCGGGATTTAAAAAGGGCCGGCTTGTATACCCACGAGCAAACCGACTGGCAACTGAGTGCAGAGTTCGAAGCCCGGTTGAAAGCAAATGAACCGGCGTGGCAGTTCTTCCAGAAACAGGTTCCGTCGTACCAAAAATCAGCGATCCACTGGGTGATGGGTGCCAAACAGGAAACTACCCGACAGAAACGGTTAGCCGACCTCATCGAAGACTCCGCCAACAGCCGGAAAGTCGCCCCATTCCGGCGCAACGGCGAGTAAGGGCGGGTTTGAATTAACCCGTAGAATGGTTAACATGGGTGGCCAATGCTCCAATTTGCCCGCAAATGGCCGTATTCATGGAAACTCTTGTACTTCTCACAGCTCGAACCAACCGCTTGATCCGACACCTGCCGAAGCTAACGCTTGCGGTCCTTCTTCTTTTTACAATACCGTATTCTTTTGGGCAAAAAACCGAAGCCAAACTGGCGTTTACGGTAACGATGGAAGACCCCGCTTCGCAGCTTTACCACGTCATATTTCGGTGCGAAGGGTTGAAGGGCGAGACGCTGAATTTTAAGATGCCGGTCTGGACGCCGGGTTACTACCAGTTGATGAATTATGCCAAATCGGTGGAGAACTTCCGGGCCACCGACGGCTCCGGCAACGCGTTGAAATGGGAGAAAACCGCCAACAGCCGCTGGACGGTGCATCCCAGGCAGGCCGGAACCGTAACGCTGACGTACGACATCCGGGCCACCCGCAACTTTGTAGCCGGAAATTTCCTGGACGAAAGCCACGGCTACATCTCCCCGGCGGGCGTGTTTCTGCACCCTGAAGGACAACTGAAGCATCCAGTTACCGTTACCTTGAAACCCTATACAAAGTGGCCCCAGCTCATTGCGACGGGCTTGGATTCGGTGGGCGGACAGCCGCAGACGTACGTTGCCCCCAACTACGACATTTTGTACGACAGTCCGATGCTGATGGGCAAGCTGGAACAACTGCCGTCGTTTGAGGTTAACGGTATTCCGCATCACTTCATCGGTTATAACCTGGGGCCGTTCGACCGGGCGCAGTTTATCGCGGACCTAAAAAAGATTGTTGCAGGGTCGGCGGCCGTCATTGGTGATATTCCGTACAAGCATTACACGTTTATTGCCATTGGTCCGGGCGGGGGCGGCATCGAGCATTTGAACTCCACGTCCATCAGTTTCAGCGGAGAACAGTTGAATACGCGGGCGGGCCGAAACCGGATGTACAACTTTCTGGCGCACGAGTATTTCCACCATTACAACGTCAAGCGCATCCGGCCCGTTGAACTGGGGCCGTTCAATTACGATCAGGAAAACCGTACCCGAATGCTCTGGGTTTCGGAGGGTTTTACGGTTTATTATCCGTACCTGATCTTGAAAAAAGCGGGTTTGATGACGGAGGAGGAAGTATTCAGTGGCTTGCAGAGCAATATCGCCAGCTACGAAAACAAACCGGGTCACCGGTTTCAGTCGGCGACGCAGGCCAGCTTCGAAACGTGGGAAGACGGACCGTTTGGCCGGACCGGCGACGAAGCTTACAAAACGATTTCGTACTACAGCAAAGGGCCGGTTCTGGGCGCGATGCTCGACTTTAAGATCCGGCACGAAAGCCAGAATAAGAAGTCGCTGGATGATGTGATGCGGGCGCTTTACCGGACGTATTACCAAAAGCAGCAACGCGGTTTTACCGAAAAAGAATTCTGGGCCGAATGCGAAAAAGCCGCCGGAACTAAACTGACTGAGCTCGCCGATTACGCGGCCACCACGAAGGAGATTGATTATCCGAACTACTTCGCCTACGCCGGTTTAGCCATTGACACCACGTCCAGCGAATTGCCGGGTGTCTGGCTGGGCATTTCTTTCCGCGAAAAAGGCGACAGTTTGCTGGTCACGGAAACCGAATGGCAGTCCCCCGCCTGGAACGCCGGACTTCGGAACGGCGCGGTGATTTTGGCTATCGACGGTCAGAAAGCAACGGTTGATGCACTAAGCGCCATCAGCAAAAACAAAAAACTGGGTGATTCGGTCAGGCTGCTGGTGTGGCAAAACGGTCAGCAAAAGGAAACGACGGCGGTAGTACGTAAAAAATCCGAACGCAATTTCCGAATCAGCCGCCTTCCCAACCCCAACCCGCTCCAGTCCGCCATCCTAAAAAGCTGGCTATAAACCGCAACCCCTTTGGGGTTAATCCCGGATAGCCTCCGGGGCTATCCGGGTATGTCAAGCGCGTTTCATGGCAACCCGGTAGAGGATGACGGCCAGCCCCAGAAACGACAGCGCACCCAGAAGCTGGTAACCGCCCGCACCGAGTGCCCCTTCCAGCGCCGGTTCCAGCGTCAACCCGGCCAGAAAATTGTAGATGGATTCGTTGACAGAAAGCAGGGCCACGAATACCCCGGCCAGTGCCCCACCGGCCACCAAACCGGTTGAGAACAGGCTGCCCCGTCCCAGATCGGCGTCTTCCTCAACGATGCCTTTCCGCTTGAAATTCCAGTCGACCAGCGCTTTCACACAGCCACCAGCGAAGATTGGCAGGGTTGTCGAAAGAGGTAGGTACAGGCCAACGGCAAAGGCCAGCGCACTAACCCCGCAAATTTCGACAACAAACGACATAAAAGCGCCCACCAGTACAAACTGCCAGTCGAGGTTAAACGACAGCAGCCCTTTGATCAGGGTAGCCATCAGCGTTCCCTGCGGAGCCGGAAACCGGTCGCTGCCGATGGCGTGGGTAATGCCCTGCGCGACGAGATCGGGGGTGGGCGTATCCAGGATTTTAACCGTGGCCCCGACCGCCAGCGATGAAACAATCACCCCGATGAATAGGGCCATTTGCTGGTATTTGGGCGTTGCGCCGACCAGAAAACCGGTTTTCAAATCCTGCGAGGTACCGCCCGCGTTGGCCGCTGCGATGCAGATCATGCCACCCACCACCAGCACTGCCGGTTCGTAAATTTTGCCCGTCAGGCCAACTCCGATGAATACCAAGGCCGTGCCCATGATGGT
This Larkinella insperata DNA region includes the following protein-coding sequences:
- a CDS encoding CusA/CzcA family heavy metal efflux RND transporter; translated protein: MLDSIIRFSIQNKLIIGLLTLGLVIWGGYSLSRLPIDAVPDITNNQVQIITRSPALAAPEVERLITFPIEQTMATIPEIAEIRSFSRFGLSVVTIVFGETTDLYWARQQISERLSSARSQIPAGTGEPEMAPLTTGLGEIYQYVIYAKPGYTDKYPPTELRTLQDWVVRRQLLGTPGVADVSSFGGLLKQYEIAIDPDRLRSYGLSIGDLFTALSRNNQNTGGAYIDKKPNAYFIRSEGLVDSLADIGRIVIRRTPGGVPVLIRDVASVQYGSANRYGALTRNGQGEAVGALVLMLKGENANQVIERVKNRMEQIRKTLPEGVDIHAFLDRSKLVGRAIHTVTRNLIEGALIVIFVLILFLGNWRAGLIVASVIPLSMLFAVGMMQVFGVSGNLMSLGAIDFGLIVDGAVIIVEATVHHLGLRKISRLTQAQMDEEVFESASRIRTSAAFGELIILIVYLPILALSGIEGKMFGPMAQVVGFAIAGAFILSLTYVPMMSALMLNKQTTAQRTISDRLMDFFLRLYEPVIQVVMRRKTVVLAVATLLLLGVGWLFTTLGGEFIPTLDEGDFAVETRVLTGSSLSQTIEKTTQAERILLQKFPEVKEVISKIGAGEIPTDPMPIEAADMMVILKPRSEWTTASDREELAGKMTEALEAIPGVTFGFQQPIQMRFNELISGAKQDVAVKVFGEDLNELTRLSKRISGLISSVEGATDLYVEQVQGLPQIVVKLDREALARYGLSVEDVNRTISTAFAGESAGLVYEGERRFDLVVRLAGENRRNINDVQALTVASADGPPIPLSEIAVVELVPGPNQIQREDAKRRLTIGFNVRGRDVESVVTELHRKIGQQIQFPTGYYVTYGGQFENLVEAQQRLQVAVPVALGLIFLLLFLTFHSLRQALLIFSAIPLAAIGGVLALWMRGMPFSISAAVGFIALFGVAVLNGIVLLAEFNDQRRNGITDLQQAIFRGTRIRLRPVLMTATVASLGFLPMALSNTAGTEVQKPLATVVIGGLVTATLLTLLVLPVLYFLVEKRFGKRDTSLLPNAKTVAAGGWPVIGLLTLGLGAVSTNGHAQVQTVRNPFSLEQALNQTFQHNPQVRVSTLNQDYQQALSGTAKAIDKTDIVVTAGQYNSRYVDQSLQIGQRLPAPGLLRNQKALADARIAGAQAESRVTRQELTFQVKAAYYELVYRRTLHRELTRQDSLLSAVVRAAGVRRRTGEGSLLEQTAAEVEARQLRMTMIQNRADQQIESRRLQTLFGTDQLPEIADSVLTARALRLPDSAALTQNPELALLRQQIEIARRETDVERSRLKPDYSINVVNQSLRGIQTINGNDRFYTGVDRFTYGQVGISIPLVAKPLRARVRAAELGQQRTEAQWAARWRNLEGAFAELLQTHKKNRETLTYYEESALPQAALIRQQADRAYRAGEIGYIELFQNLRTASTIQTGYLAALNALNQTIINLEYLLGSTEP
- a CDS encoding M61 family metallopeptidase; this translates as METLVLLTARTNRLIRHLPKLTLAVLLLFTIPYSFGQKTEAKLAFTVTMEDPASQLYHVIFRCEGLKGETLNFKMPVWTPGYYQLMNYAKSVENFRATDGSGNALKWEKTANSRWTVHPRQAGTVTLTYDIRATRNFVAGNFLDESHGYISPAGVFLHPEGQLKHPVTVTLKPYTKWPQLIATGLDSVGGQPQTYVAPNYDILYDSPMLMGKLEQLPSFEVNGIPHHFIGYNLGPFDRAQFIADLKKIVAGSAAVIGDIPYKHYTFIAIGPGGGGIEHLNSTSISFSGEQLNTRAGRNRMYNFLAHEYFHHYNVKRIRPVELGPFNYDQENRTRMLWVSEGFTVYYPYLILKKAGLMTEEEVFSGLQSNIASYENKPGHRFQSATQASFETWEDGPFGRTGDEAYKTISYYSKGPVLGAMLDFKIRHESQNKKSLDDVMRALYRTYYQKQQRGFTEKEFWAECEKAAGTKLTELADYAATTKEIDYPNYFAYAGLAIDTTSSELPGVWLGISFREKGDSLLVTETEWQSPAWNAGLRNGAVILAIDGQKATVDALSAISKNKKLGDSVRLLVWQNGQQKETTAVVRKKSERNFRISRLPNPNPLQSAILKSWL
- a CDS encoding heavy metal translocating P-type ATPase; this translates as MATHHHHSHDDGPDHDHDHGALDLVETESNAAENAGSGHAHSAWEGFREYMPVVISLVLLLGGILLDHYAGWFRDPWRFGWYLAAYWPVGWPVLRRAIMNILKGDIFTEFFLMGVATVGAFAIREYPEGVAVMLFYTIGELFQDAAVLRARRSIKALLDVRPDTVTVLRDGKAVLTKAAQVTIGEVIQIKPGEKVGLDGKMQSETGSFDTAALTGESVPRTITKGEDVLAGMINRQTLAEMEVTTRYQDSKLSRILKLVQEATGRKAQTQEFIARFAKIYTPIICALAVLITVVPYFLVADYRFQDWLYRGLVFLVIGCPCALVISIPLGYFGGIGAGSRQGILFKGSVFLDLITQVKTVVMDKTGTLTQGIFKVQEVQANGSSEQELIRLTAALESKSTHPVATAILAYAQSGATMPLVENVEEIPGHGLKGTVDGKTVLAGNAKLLRKFNVSFDESLTSIPFTVVIVAIDGQFAGYFTIADQAKDDAADTVKQLHRMGLKTVMLSGDKSAVVQAVAQQVGVDEAVGDLLPEDKVREVERLKQALTGNSKQKLAFVGDGVNDAPVVALADVGIAMGGLGSDATIETADVVIQTDQPSKIATAIKIGKATRQIVWQNITLSLVVKAIVLLLGAGGVATMWEAVFADVGVALLAILNAVRVQNLKF
- a CDS encoding efflux RND transporter periplasmic adaptor subunit, whose protein sequence is MKNILKINLFLLLLTVLGFSACNRQTDTEAHADGHPEQGEDHTDEHEEHAEGLVELTDEQFKTVGIRLGSPEERTLSNLIRVNGMINVPPQQKVSVSTPYGGILTSTPLLPGQAVKQGQLLAMLENPEFIRLQQEYLETTSQLEFQEQEYERQRELSRENVGTLKTFQQATSQVKILRSRAEGLRQQLALLGVSMGELAKGKITRTVAVRSPITGTVTEVNVNRGRFVNANDILFELINTAGLYAELTVFEGDIANVQVGQRVQLSVIGENGGPRNRERIARIRYINRETGTDRTVKVFAALEKPDAALRPGTFLKALIETQSAPQPALPESAVIKAGTVSQVFVYEGREEHEGAVHHQFRPVAVQAGVAENGFQAVTLPATVRKGAQVVVAGAYDLHSVLNNSEEAGGHVH
- a CDS encoding YdeI/OmpD-associated family protein, with protein sequence MATFFATPAEFRQWLEENHSTEKELVVGFYKVGSGKPSMTWPQSVDEALCFGWIDGIRKSIDDTSYQIRFTPRKAKSIWSAVNIKRIGELMEQGLVRSAGLTIFQERDLKRAGLYTHEQTDWQLSAEFEARLKANEPAWQFFQKQVPSYQKSAIHWVMGAKQETTRQKRLADLIEDSANSRKVAPFRRNGE